In Maribacter algicola, the sequence TCCAGCAATTCAAGGATGGTAGTTTTGTGACCAGTTATGAAAAACTGAAATTCAATTTTTACGGATTGCCTTTTAAAATAGGAAAGGTTCAGGTGGACAATGAGGAAGTGGATTTGAATTCCATACAGTTCACTAGAGATAATTCAATGTTGATAGACAAAAACTTTACCCTTTTGCATCTAACCCCAAAATAATATTTTTGTAATTTTCGAAAACACTGAAAAACACTAATACCATGAAAAGAATAGTTTTGATAATTACCCTGTTTTTGGCGGTTTCCGCTTGTAAGGTAAATCCATTTACAGGTCAAAAAACATTGAATTTTTATCCTAACAGTCAAATTTTTCCAATGGCCTTTGCCCAATATGATCAATTTTTGGGCGAAAATAATGTCGTTAAGGGAACCACGGAGGCACATATGATAACTAGGGTAGGACAAAGAATTTCATCGGCTGCGGAGCGTTGGCTTTCCGCTAACGGACACCCCGGCTATTTGAATGACTATAAGTGGGAATACAATTTGGTAAAGGACGAAACGGTAAACGCATGGTGTATGCCTGGAGGTAAAATAGTTTTCTACACCGGTATATTGCCCATTTGCAACGGGGAGACCGGTGTAGCCGTGGTCATGGGTCATGAGGTTGCCCATGCCTTGGCCGATCATGGTGCCCAAAGGATGAGCGCCGGTACTTTACAGCAGTTGGGAGCGGTTGCCGGTAACATTGCCATACAGGATCCCCAGAAAAGGAATATGTTCAATCAGGCCTATGGTATAGGCTCACAACTTGGGGCTATGTTGCCCTTTAGCCGCAGCCATGAAACGGAGGCCGATCGCATTGGTTTGCAAATAATGGCCATCGCGGGTTACAACCCTTATGAAGCTGCAGAGCTTTGGAAACGAATGAAGGCTCAGAGTGGGGGGCAGGCACCACCTGAATTTATGAGTACCCACCCATCCAATGATACCAGGATAAATAACTTAACGGCTTGGGCACCGGAAGCCGCAGCAGAGGCCGCTAAATTTGGAGTGACCAGTTTTAAATAATACATGCATTTTTATTGTATATTCAGGCCGTTCTAGGGAACGGCCTTTATTTTACCCAATATTGAAAACACTGGTTTTAAAAGGAAGTAAAAAACTATTGAACGCTTGGGCGTTCTATGACTGGGCCAATTCCGTCTATAGTTTGGTGATTTCTTCAGCCGTTTTCCCTATTTTTTACGGAGCACTTTTTCGCGTTGCGGAAATTGAAAAGGTAAACGTTTTTGGGGTTGAAATCGCAAGGGCCCCGCTGATTAGCTACACGACGTCCCTCGCTTTTGTGTTTATCGCGATCATTACCCCCTTGATTTCTGGAATTGCGGATTATTTAGGGAACAAGAAAATCTTCATGCAATTCTTTTGTTATTTGGGTGGCTTATCCTGCATTGGTCTAAGTTGGTTTTCACTTGAAAATATTTATTTCGGACTGCTTTGTTACTTTTTTGGACTTGTTGGGTTTTGGGTAAGTTTTGCCATCAATAATTCGTATTTGCCAGATGTGGCCTATCCAGAACAGCAGGACGCCGTTAGTGCAAAAGGGTTTTCCTTAGGATATATAGGCAGTGTTTTGTTGTTATTGGTGAATTTGGCCATGGTCATGAAACCGGAAGTTTTTGGGATTACCACGGATGCCGCTGGTGTGGCCGAAATCAAGGCAATGAAATACTCGTTTGTTTCCGTTGGCATTTGGTGGATAGTCTTTGCACAGTATAGTTTTTACTACCTCCCCAAGGGGAACAAGCGCGAAGGAGAACGGACCAATGTTATTTTGAACGGTTTTAGGGAGTTAAAAAGTGTATGGCACCAGTTAGGAAACCAGACTCGGTTAAAGCGATATCTAGGGGCATTCTTTGTATACAGTATGGCCGTGCAGACCGTAATGTTGATCGCTACTTATTTTGGGGAGGAAGAAATAGGTTGGGGCTCTGATACCGAACGAACTACAGGCTTGATCGTAAGTATCCTGGTCATTCAAATTGTGGCCATATTTGGGGCTTCCGTTACCGCTTGGGCCTCAAAGAATTTTGGAAATATAAAAACGCTTATCGTGGTAAACGCACTTTGGGTCGTCATATGTGTATATGCGTATTTTTTGATTACACCGATGGATTTCTATATAGCCGCCGGATGTGTTGGATTGGTGATGGGCGGCATTCAGGCCCTGTCACGTTCCACCTATTCCAAGTTCATCCCCGAGACTAAGGATACCACCTCTTTTTTTAGTTTCTATGATGTTGCCGAAAAAATAGGAATTATCATAGGTACCTTTTTGTATGGTTTTATTGCACAGTTTACGGGTAGTATGCGAAATGCAATTATTTTTTTAGGTGTTTTTTTCCTCGTTGGTATGTTGTTGCTTACACGGGTCAAGCAACTAAAAAGACCCCTTGAATAAGAGGCCTTTCTACAGTTGTTGATTGTTCGCAGTTTGATTTTATCCTTTGGAAATATCTCCGGAACCGGAGGTTTTGGTGTCTATCTTTTCAGGATTTCCTCTGTAGGTAATATCCCCGGAACCTGAAACCCTCGCTTTTAGCATTTTATTGGCGGTCACCTTAATGTCCGCCGAGCCGGATACTGTTGCATCCACATTATCGGCTTCCATGTCAAAGGCCTTAATATCCCCACTCCCGGAAATGGTAGCGTCAAAATCCCGGGTACTGCCACTTAACGTAATATCTCCGGACCCGGACATACTGGCACTTACCGTATTTGTATCCACATCCAAGGTAATGTCGCCGGATCCGGACATAGCCGTTTCCAAATTGTCTGTTTTTATCGTGGTCTTACCCTCAATATCTCCCGAACCGGATAGTGCAATGGCATCCACGCTTTCAACGGGAACGGTTATCGTGATACCATTTTTCCAAGAGGAAGGTTTTAAGTTGACCCCTTTTTCCGTCTTGATTTCCAATTTTCCATTTTTTACTTCGGTAATAATGTATTCTAATAGATTCGATTCCCCTGTAAGTGTCAATTGACCTTCTTTGCCATCTACCAAATGTACATCGAACCAACCCGATACACCAATGGCATCGTAGTCGCTTGTGCTTCTGTTTATGGTAACCTCGTCCCCATTACCATTTATTTTTTTGCCCCATTGTGCAGAGCAGGAAACTGTCATGGCCAAAACAATGGCTAGTGTTGTGATTTTTTTCATTTTTAATTGATTTTGAGCTGAACATCGTTCAGCTTTTGATTGATATTAATTTTTGATAAAACTGATGCTTCCGTAGTCACTGTTCAAGGTAACCATATTTCCACTTGCTTGGCTTCCATAGTAGCCTTTATAGTGCTTGGAGGTCGACTTTTCCTCACTGATATTGATAACAAAATCATCTTTTCCGCTCACGCCCGCATAACTGGTGGTGATATCGAAGTCGAAGTGGTAGTTGGCGTCATAACCTATTTTAACCCCCGTGTAATCTGACCTGATATTGACATTGCCTGCATCTTGGGCCAGTTCCTCGATCCGTATGGAGCCATAGTCAGATGAAATATCAACATTCCCATGGATACTTCCCAATTTTATGGTAATGTAGTCACCATTTCCCTGTACATTTTTTGCATCCCCAACTTCCATTTTTCCATAATCACTGCCGTAATCCAAGTTTTCCATCTGGTCTATTTTGACATTTGTATAATCGGCATTGACTTTTAGGTTTCCCGCTTTTTCAATGGTGAAGCCTGAATAATCAGCTTTGATCTCACCGCTGTTTATGAATCCTATGGTGGAGTTTGAGGTGTAATCAAAATTCAATTGATTGTTTCTGCCCCTAAGTTCCCCAATTTCCAGCCTTCCATAATCACAACTAATCTTTGCATGGCCGTCTATTCTGTCCAATATTATGGATCCGTAGTCATTGTCAAGATTTATGCTGTTTTTGACGGGAAGTTTAATGGTATAGTTGATTTGCATGTTCACATTGTTGCTTCTGCCCCAATTCCAGCCCCAGCCACTTTTGTTGTCGTTAAATTTCGTTTCTGCGGATACAATAGAGCTACTGGCGTCAAAATTCACTGAAATTTCATCCAGTTTTTGCTGTACTTTCTCCTCATTGTTGCCATTGGTCTTAATATGGACCTCGATCATGATCCTATTTTCGTTCCATGAAGTAATGTTCAAATTACCATAGCTGTTATCTACCTTCAAAAGTGCATCGGGATTTACGTTGAACTCTTTTTTAATGGTCTTTTCCTTGGTGTACTTACCGTTTAGTTTTCCGCCATTATCGGCCAATAGTATCGCCGGAAAAAGGAAGATTAGCAATAGGCTATATTTAAATAGTAATGTTTTCATTTGTATGTTTTTTATTGTTTTTAATGGACAAAAGCAATGAACCGTTTATTGGTCTTTGATAGATCAAAGAATATTTTGGTTCATTTCGTCATCGTAATTTTTTATATTTTTTATAGTTTCGATTTGGTTTAAAACGTCGTTCAGCAAGTCGATCCTTGTCTGGAAATTGGTAATCATGGCACTTAGTATTAATTTGCTGTTACCCCCGTTTAACAACTCATTTTCCAACATTTTATAGTCCTGTTCCAGTTTTTTAAGCTGGTCCAAGGTGTCTGAAATTATTTTTCTTGTTTCAGGGGTTTCCTCAGCTTCCAACTCCTTTATTTGCTGCTCGATGAGACTTGCAAAGTAAAACTGGGTATTGGCCGCTTCGGGCGAGATTTCAGCTACTTGCTCCTCCAAACTGGGATTGGAATCCATCGCGCCATACGCCAATGCAACCAAAAGCGCCATGGAAGCCGCTATGGACAAAGGTTTCCACCAAATGAAGTGAGTTTTGGACAATGAAACGGTTTGATTGGCCTTGTTCAGTTTGGCCAAAAAACGTTCTTGGTGCCCCAATGCTGGTTCTTCCGTATCAAAACGGCCTTGAAGTGTTTTGAACAAATTCTCTAGATTATCTTTTTCCATCAGTTCTCAATTAATAATTCTTTTCTAAGACTTTCCTTTGCCCTGGAAATGGTGGTCCTACAATTGGCATAGCTCATATTCATTATGGAACTAATTTCCTCGTAGT encodes:
- a CDS encoding MFS transporter encodes the protein MLKTLVLKGSKKLLNAWAFYDWANSVYSLVISSAVFPIFYGALFRVAEIEKVNVFGVEIARAPLISYTTSLAFVFIAIITPLISGIADYLGNKKIFMQFFCYLGGLSCIGLSWFSLENIYFGLLCYFFGLVGFWVSFAINNSYLPDVAYPEQQDAVSAKGFSLGYIGSVLLLLVNLAMVMKPEVFGITTDAAGVAEIKAMKYSFVSVGIWWIVFAQYSFYYLPKGNKREGERTNVILNGFRELKSVWHQLGNQTRLKRYLGAFFVYSMAVQTVMLIATYFGEEEIGWGSDTERTTGLIVSILVIQIVAIFGASVTAWASKNFGNIKTLIVVNALWVVICVYAYFLITPMDFYIAAGCVGLVMGGIQALSRSTYSKFIPETKDTTSFFSFYDVAEKIGIIIGTFLYGFIAQFTGSMRNAIIFLGVFFLVGMLLLTRVKQLKRPLE
- a CDS encoding M48 family metallopeptidase is translated as MKRIVLIITLFLAVSACKVNPFTGQKTLNFYPNSQIFPMAFAQYDQFLGENNVVKGTTEAHMITRVGQRISSAAERWLSANGHPGYLNDYKWEYNLVKDETVNAWCMPGGKIVFYTGILPICNGETGVAVVMGHEVAHALADHGAQRMSAGTLQQLGAVAGNIAIQDPQKRNMFNQAYGIGSQLGAMLPFSRSHETEADRIGLQIMAIAGYNPYEAAELWKRMKAQSGGQAPPEFMSTHPSNDTRINNLTAWAPEAAAEAAKFGVTSFK
- a CDS encoding head GIN domain-containing protein, with translation MKKITTLAIVLAMTVSCSAQWGKKINGNGDEVTINRSTSDYDAIGVSGWFDVHLVDGKEGQLTLTGESNLLEYIITEVKNGKLEIKTEKGVNLKPSSWKNGITITVPVESVDAIALSGSGDIEGKTTIKTDNLETAMSGSGDITLDVDTNTVSASMSGSGDITLSGSTRDFDATISGSGDIKAFDMEADNVDATVSGSADIKVTANKMLKARVSGSGDITYRGNPEKIDTKTSGSGDISKG
- a CDS encoding DUF4097 family beta strand repeat-containing protein, yielding MKTLLFKYSLLLIFLFPAILLADNGGKLNGKYTKEKTIKKEFNVNPDALLKVDNSYGNLNITSWNENRIMIEVHIKTNGNNEEKVQQKLDEISVNFDASSSIVSAETKFNDNKSGWGWNWGRSNNVNMQINYTIKLPVKNSINLDNDYGSIILDRIDGHAKISCDYGRLEIGELRGRNNQLNFDYTSNSTIGFINSGEIKADYSGFTIEKAGNLKVNADYTNVKIDQMENLDYGSDYGKMEVGDAKNVQGNGDYITIKLGSIHGNVDISSDYGSIRIEELAQDAGNVNIRSDYTGVKIGYDANYHFDFDITTSYAGVSGKDDFVINISEEKSTSKHYKGYYGSQASGNMVTLNSDYGSISFIKN